GGCGACGTGGACGTCGTGGACCTCCGCGTGCACGCGCATCAGGACCCCGGGCAGCGCCGGCGTGTTCCAGCGGGACAGCTCCCAGTCCAGATCCTCGTACTTGCGGCCCTTGCTGGAGCCGAAGCGCGAGCACAGGTCGGACTGCTCCTCGTGCAGGACGTTGACGCAGAAGCGGCCGGTCTCGCGGATCCGCGGCCAGGCGCGCCCGCGGTGGTCGGCGCAGATCAGGATCAGCGGCGGCTCGAGCGACACCGACGCGAACGATTGGCACGCGAACCCGACCGGGCCCTCGTCGTCCAGGCCGGTCACCACGGTCACACCGGTCGCGAACTGGCTCATCACGCGGCGCATCTCATCGGGGGTCGGCGCTGCCGCCGAGTTCTCGTGTGCAATCAGCTCTGTGGGCATGGGGCCACCTCCGATTCGACGGGATCGATCGGCGCCGAGTGCGCCGAAGTTGATGTTTGCGAGCGTATGGCTGCGTGTTCGCGGCCCTGAACTGCTGTCTCGGTCAGCGGAACCACCCCCGACGGGCGCAGACGGCGAGCGGCTGATCTCGCTCATCGGGATGAGATATGGCCCACGCGGGCGTGGCCTGGCAGCCTGCGACCCGAATGGGCTGTGACCCGGATGACACATGAGGGACAGAGGCGACGATGACTACTGAGCTGAGCTACGAGGGAACTCTGCGGGAACTGCACACCGATCAGGGCGTGCTCCGGTACCACGAGGCCGGCGACGGCCCGCCGCTGCTGCTGCTGCACGGCTCCGGCCCGGGCGTGACGGGATGGCGTAACTACCGTGGCGTGCTCGCGGACTTCGCCGAGCACTTCCACTGCTACGTGCTCGAGTTCCCCGGATTCGGCGTGTCCGATCCGTGCGACGGTCACCCGATGGTCGAGGCGATCAACGCCGTCCCGACCTTCCTCGACGGCCTGGGCCTCGGCGCGGTCGACATCATCGGCAACTCGATGGGCGGTGTCGTCGGTGCCCGCATCGCGATCGCGCAGCCGGAGCGGGTCAACAAGCTGGTCTCCATCGGCGGCGTCGGCAAGAACGTCCTCTCGTCCAACCCGGGCGAGGGCATCAAGCTGCTGATGGAGTTCACGGACAACCCCACCCGCGAGAGCCTGATCCGCTGGCTCCAGTCGATGGTCTACAACCCCGCGATCGTCACCGAGCAGCTCATCGAGGAGCGCTGGGCGCTCGCTACCGAGCCCAAGACGCTCGAGATCGCCCGCCGCATGTACAGCACCAAGGCGTTCGCCGCGATGGCCGCCGCCAACGCGCAGGCCGACGGCACGCCGTACTGGGCGCAGTTCGGCAAGATCAAGGCACCGACCCTCATCACCTGGGGCCGCGACGACCGCGTGAGCCCCGTCGACATGGGCCTGCTGCCGATGCGCGACATCCCGAACGCGGAGTTCCACGTGTTCCCGAACTGCGGTCACTGGACCATGATCGAGGCGCGCGACGCCTGGGTCTCGACCGTTCTGACGTTCCTGCGACGCGACGAGAAGTGATCGACAAGTCGCAATGACCGAGAACCGGAACTTCGACACCGTCGTCGACTTCCTGATCGTCGGCAGTGGTGGCGGCGGCATGGCCGCCGGCATCACTGCCGCCGACCGCGGTCTGTCCGCCCTGATCGTCGACAAAGGCAAGACCTTCGGCGGCTCCACCGCGATCTCCGGCGGTGGCATCTGGATCCCCAACGCTCCGGTGCTGCTGCGCAGCGGTGCACAGCGGGACTCCCGTGATTCGATCCGGCGCTACCTCGACATCATCACCGAGGGCAAGGTGTCGGCCGAACGCGTCGACGCCTACGTCGACAACGGCCCGCCGCTCATGGAACTGCTCGAGCGGAGCCCGCACATCGAGTTCTACTGGGTCAAGGGCTACTCCGACTACCACCCGGAGGAGGAGGGCGGGCGCCCCCTCGGCCGCACCATCGAGTGCACGCCGTTCGACACCCGCAAGCTCGGCGACGACGAGAAGTACCAGCGTCCCAACAGCCTCGAGGGCCCGCTGGGCCTGTGGGTCACGTCCAAGGACTACCGCGACCTGGCGATGGTCAAGCGCACGTGGCGTGGACGCAAGGCGTCGCTGGTCGCCGCGTGGCGCGTGTCGTCGAACATGATCCGCCGCCGCCACATGGCGACCGGTGGTCGCGCGCTCGTCGCACGTATGCGCATGGCGCTCGAGGACGCCGGCGTCCCGCTGTGGCTGAAGACGTCGATGAAGGAGCTGATCGTCGACGACCGGGGTGCCGTCGTCGGCGCCACCGTCGAGAGGGAGGGCACGCTCGTGCGCATAGGTGCCCGCAAGGGTGTCCTGCTCGCGACCGGCGGCTTCGAGCACAACGACGAGATGCGCGCGAAGTACCTCCCCCAGCACGGCATCGAGAACATCAGTGCCGGCGCCCGCGAGAACGTCGGTGACGGCATCGTCGCCGGCCAGAAGCTCGGTGCTGCGGTCGATCTCATGGACGACGCCTGGTGGATGCCGTCGGTCAAGCACCCCATGGGCGCGGTCATCCCGCTGGTGTCCGAGCGCTCCATCCCGCCGTCGGTGATCGTCAACCAGGACGGCAAGCGCTTCACCAACGAGTCGGCGCCGTACGTGAACTTCGTGCACGACCAGATCGACGGCGGCCACGTCCCGGCGTACTTCGTCATGGACAGCAAGGCCCGCTCGCGGTACCCGTTCGCACAGGTGCTGCCGGGCGCCCCGTTCCCGCAGGGCTTCTACGACCAGGGCATCGTCCACAAGGCGAACTCGCTGAGCGAGCTGGCCGAGAAGATCGGTGTCCCACCGCAGAACCTGCTCGAGACCGTCGACCGGTTCAACGGCTACGCCCGCACGGGCAAGGACGAGGAGTTCGGCCGCGGCGACAGCGCGTACGACCAGTACTACGGTGACCCGACGATGAAGAACCCGGCCATGGACGAGATCGTCAAGGGCCCGTTCTACGCCGTCCGCATCGAGGCCGGCGACCTCGGCACCAAGGGTGGTCTCGTGACCGACGCCAAGGCGCGCGTGCTGCGCGAGGACGGCACCGCCATCGACGGCCTGTACGCGACCGGCAACACTGCCGCGTCCGTCATGGCCAACGAGTACGCCGGCGCAGGCGCCACCATCGGACCGTCGATGATCTTCGGCTACGTGGCCGCGAACCACGTCGCCGACAGCGATGCCCAGCGCGTCGACGGCCCCGGCACGAGGCAGTCGGGGAAAGTTCCCGAGTGATCACTCAGCGGGACGTGAAACCGGCTCTGACGTGGCCGAATCCAAGTCCCGCTGAGCGGGAGGTGTTTTGTCCTCCCGGCCGGATTCCTGGGACCGTTCCACACACACGATCAGCGCTGTCGAAGAGCGTTGGTCCCCACTCGCACCAGGAGGGCGCGATGCTCGATCGTCTGCCACCGACGATGGGCCACGCCGGTGCTCACCCCAGCTTCCTCTTGCATGCCAATTCGCATGCCAAGCGTCACGGCATCGCCGAGAATCTCATCGAGCCCGGTGGCCGCAAGCTTGTCGGAGGACAGGAAGACCAGCTGATCGAGAAGGCAGTCGGTCTGGCCGCAAAGTATTAGACCCGCGTCGTCGTAGGGTCGAGAGAGAGAGCTGATAGCTATGGGTCAGGTTTTGGACAACATCATGCAGTTCGCGGACGAGATCCGTGAAGGCGGTATCGAGGGCGAGAAGCTGATGCGCCTCTCGGACGGAAACGCCAAGCGTGTCCGCGACGCCGGCGTCATCCGGATGCTGCAGCCGAAGGAGTTCGGCGGCCTCGAGTCCCACCCGCGCGAGTTCGCCGAGACGGCTATGGCCCTCGGCGCCGTCGACGGCTCCACCGGCTGGGTCTCCGGCATCGTCGGTGTGCACCCGTGGGAGATGGCTTTCTTCGATCCCAAGGCGCAGCAGGAGGTCTGGGGCGAGGACGTCGACACCTGGATCGCGTCGCCGTACGCCCCCATGGGTATCGCGGTGCCGGTCGACGGCGGCTACATCCTGAACGGCCGCTGGTCGTTCTCCACCGGCAACGACCACTGCGAGTGGGTCATGATCGGTGCTCTCGTGGGTGACCAGAAGGGTGTCCCGACCGGTCAGGTTCTGCACGTGCTGGTCCCGAAGGCGGACTACACCGTCGACCACGAGAGCTGGAACGTCGTCGGCCTGCGCGGCACCGGTTCCAAGGACTTCACGGTCAAGGACGCCTTCATCCCCGAGTACCGCACGATCGACTCCGAGATCGTCCTCAGCGGCAACGGTGCCAAGCACGCCGGCCGTGACGAGACGCTGTACAAGTTCCCGTTCTCCTGCATCTTCCCGCTCGGCATCTCCTCGTCGCTGATCGGCATGTGCGAGGGCGGTCTCGCCCTGTACATCGCCGCGCAGAAGGAGCGCGTCGCGGTGACCGGTGTCCCGATCAAGGAGGACCCGTACGTCCTCTACGCCATCGGTCAGGCCGCCGACGAGATCAACGCTGCGCGAGTGTCGATCCTCGAGACCGTCGACCGTTTCTGGGACAAGACCGAGAAGGGCCAGGAGGTCACCTTCGAAGAGCGCGCGGTCGGCCGCCGCACCCAGACCAACGCCGCGTGGCGCGCGGTCAGTGCCCTCGACGAGATCTTCGCTCGCGCCGGCGGCGGTGCGATGAAGGTGACGCTGCCGCTGCAGCGCTTCTGGCGTGACGCGCACGTCGGCCTGACCCACGCGATCCACGTGCCCGGCTCGATCAACCACGCGTCGGCGCTGACCCAGCTCGGTGGCGAGCCCCAGGGCATCCACCGCTCGATGATCTAGTTCGAACCCATCTGAATTCCTCACTCAGGACGGATTGATATGACGGAAATTCGGGGTCTCGGATACCTCAGGATCCAGACTCAGGACATCGCTCGTTGGCGTGAGCTCGTCGTCGACGGCCTCGGCATGGCGGTCGGCTCGGGCCCGGACCCGGACGGCCTCTACCTGCGGCTCGACGAGCGGCGTGCGCGCCTGATCGTGCTGCCGGGCGAGTCCGACAAGGCACTGGCGGTCGGCTGGGAGGTGCGCGACCAGTTCGCGCTGCAGCGAGTCCGTGAGGCCGTCGAGAAGGCCGGCATCGCAGTCGAGGAGCTTTCCCTCGAAGAGGCCGACTACCGCGACGCCGAGAAGGTCATCGCGTTCGACGACCCGGCCGGCACCCGCGTCGAGGTCTTCTTCGGCCCCGTCCTGGACCACAGCCCGGTCGTGACGCCGCACGGCGGCCGGTGGGTCACCGGCCCGCAGGGCCTCGGTCACGTCGTGCTGCCGACGCCGAAGTTCGCGGAGTCGTACGCCTTCTACACCGAGGTGCTCGGCTTCCTCCCGCGTGGCGCGATCCGGCTGCAGGACGGCGTCTCGCGCGTCCGGTTCCTCGGCGTCAACCAGCGTCACCACAGCCTTGCGCTGTGCCCGGCGCCGCCGACGGACGAGCCCGGCCTGGTTCACCTGATGACGGAGGTCGACACCCTCGACGCCGTCGGCCAGGCACTGGACCGCGTCGCCAAGCTCGGCTTCACGATCTCCTCGACCCTGGGCCGCCACACGAACGACAAGATGGTGTCGTTCTACGTGCGCGCACCCGGAGGCTGGGACCTCGAGTTCGGCACCGAGGGCATGCTGGTCGACGAGACCTTCTACACCGCCGAGGAGATCACGGCGGACAGCTACTGGGGCCACGACTGGTCGGCCTCGGAGCCGCTGAAGGCGTTCATCCCGAAGGCGTGATCGCCCGGTAGGTGATGCTCGACGACAAGGGCCCCGCGCGGATTCGTCCGCGCGGGGCCCTTTCTCGTGTCCTGATGCCGCTGCTCGTCAGGCGGGCAGGTCGAGTGAACGTGCGAGCGTCGGCCACGCCTTCGGCAGCCGGTCCCGCCAGTACGACCACCCGTGGATACCGATCGGCTCGTACTCGAAGGTGGCGGGAATCTTCAGGTTGTCGAGGCGGGAGTCGAGAAGACGGGTGCAGGCGTTCGCCGCGACCTCCATGGGACCACCGATGAACACCCGGTCGAACCAGTCGGACGACGCGGGATCCTCGTACTGGCCCGGCACGCCCGACCCCACCGAGACGTAGATGTCCATGCCGCGCAGCGCCTCGGCGTTGCGCACGGTGTCGTGGGCGGCCCACTCGGGTCCGCCCACGTCGCCCCACAGGTTCGCGATGTCGCCACCGCGCGACGACACGGTCGACTGCACGGTGAGCCGGCCCAGGTCGTCGGTGGCCGAGTAGCAGCCGCTGAACACCGCGATGCCGCGGTACATCCCGGGGTTCCGGTGCGCGAGCATCATCGCGCCCTGCGAGCCCATCGAGATCCCGAGCAAGGACTTGACGCCGTTCGTGTTCAGTCGGGTGTCGAGAAGCGGGGGCAGTTCCTGGGTGATGAAGGTTTCCCACTTGTGCAGTCCGACGCCCGGATCGATCCGGTCCCAGTCGGTGTACAGCCCGGACACGCCACCGTTGAGCATCACGACGTTGACGTTCTTGTCCGCGAAGAACTGCGGGACTCCGCCCATCGTGACCCAGCCGCTGGTGTCCTCGCCGGCGTCGACGCCCTCGAGCGCGTAGATCGACGGGCGCGGCACCGAGTTGTCTTTCGGGAGGAGCACTTCCACCCCGACCTCGCGGCGCAGCGCCGGCGAGGCGACGGTGAAGCGCACCAGCTGATCGGTCTTGTGCACCTCGCCGGTGATGGCCGCGGTCGTGATGTCGTCGCGAAGCGGCGGAAGCGGCGGATGCTCGTTCTGGAGCGGGCCCGGAATCACCGATCCGGCCGTCACGCTGCCGTTGTCGGAGCTGGCGGCCGCGCTGCCGCTCGAGCCGTTCGCGCTTCCGGTGCTTGCTGTGCCGCCGATGCTGCCCGGTGCGGCCACCGCCTCGCCGGCCAGCGGCAGCGCCACCAGTGCCGCGAGCGACGCGCCGAGCAGCCCCCGCTGCATCCGGCGTCGCGCGGCGCGTCTCGGATAAGAACTCCACATGGAGAAAATCCCCCCTACAGTCTTGGATCGAGCGTTCTGACCGTACCGCGACCTTCGGACAGGCGTTTCCGAGTCGCCGGAATCGCGGGACGGGCAGTACTACACTGCGGCCGCATGGCGGACGTCCGTGTGGGGATCTCCGGGTGGGTGTACCCGGGGTGGCGCGGCGGGTTCTATCCGACGGGGCTTGTCCACCGCGACGAACTGCGGTACGCCTCCGAGCACCTGACATCGATCGAGATCAACGGGTCGTTCTACGCGCTGCAGAAGCCGTCGAGCTTCGCGAAGTGGCGCGACGAGACACCCGACGGATTCGTCTTCGCGGTCAAGGGCGGCCGGTACATCACCCACGTGCGCCGACTCCTGGACGTCGAGGTCCCGCTCGCGAACTTCTTCGCGTCCGGCGTGCTCGGCCTGCGCGGCAAGCTCGGGCCGATCCTGTGGCAGTTGCCGCCGAACATGCAGTTCGACGCGGACCGCCTCGACACGTTTCTGGCGCAGCTACCACGGACCACCACGGCGGCGTGCGCGCTCGCCGAGCGCCGCGACGACAAGCTGTCCGACGACCGAGTCCTCGCCGTCACGGACGCCGATCGTCCGATCCGGCACGCACTCGAGGTGCGGCACCAGAGTTTCGCGGCGCCCGAGGTCGTCTCGATCGCGCGCGAACACGGTGTGGCGCTGGTGCTTGCCGACACCGCGGGCCGGTATCCGCGCATCGACGAGAACACGACGGATTTCGCGTACGCCCGCCTGCACGGTGACGCGGAGTTGTACGCGAGCGGCTACACCGAGGAGGCCCTCGACCGGTGGGCCGAGAAGGTGCGAGCCTGGACCGGCGACGGGCTGGACGCCTTCGTCTATTTCGACAACGACATGAAGGGTTACGCGCCGTTCGATGCGATGGCACTGCTCGATCGGCTCCGGTGAACGGTGCGCGGGAGTCCCGCTCAGGCGCGGTCGCGGACCTTCTCGACGACCCGTGTGAACACGTCGTCGAACTCGGCGCGAAACTCCTTGCCGTGGTACGCCAGCACCATCACGGTGTAGCCGCGGACCGCCGCGTATCCCAGCAGGATCTCGTCGTCGGCCCATCTCGGGTTGTCGGGGTCGGTGACCTCGGACAGGATGACGGCGTCCTCCGACGCGAGCGTCGGTGGGAGATCGAGTCGCTCGGTACGGACCGTCCGGGCGGAGGCGGCGGGATCGTCGTAGGTGACGGTGTACGTCGAGCAGGATCCGGTGTGGGCGTCCGCGACGCGGGAGATGTTCATGCCGGTCTCGCTGACCAACATGATGTAGGCGCGTTCGCCGCCGAGCAACGCACCCACGGCGGAGCCGTTCTCGATCAGACGGATTCGGGCCTCGTCGGAGTAGCTGTTCTGCTCGTCGCACTCCGGCGGGTCGAATGTCGCCCCCGGGTCGAGCCCGATCCCGGTGCTCGGAGCGTCGAGTTTCAGGTTGAGGACCATCTGCTCCTCGCCGTCCAGCGGCTCGACGACGGATCCGGGAGGAAGCTCGGACGCGTCCGGCAGCAGGCCCGCGCGGACGACGGCCGGGTCGGCGGTGGGGGCCGCAACCGGGGTGGTCGTGCACGCCGCGGCGCCCAGCAGTCCGGCCACCCCCAGGGCGGCGACCCAGTTCCTCGACATCCGTGTTCCTCCCCGTTGCGGCAGGCCTCCCACCAGCCTGCCGCCACGGTATCGGACAATTCGGTCGGACAACTGGCCCTACGCCGTTTCGGTCCGCAGCCGGCTCAGACGCATCGCACCGATCTTCCAGCCGTCGACCGTCTTCCGGTACTCCTCGTGGTAGTGCCCGTAGCCGTGCAGGCTCCGCAGTGCGGCACCGTCCGGCCACCACAGCATGTCCTCCATCGCCCACACGCCGGTGGCGGTGGTGGGGGAGGTGAGGGTGATCTCGGGGGTGTGGCCGTGATGGACGGTGGCGACGTCCTCGATGCTCGCGCGCAGGAACGGCATGTACTCCGTCACCGAATGCGTTACGCCACCGCCGGTTTCGGTCATGTCGATCGTGACGTCGTCGGTGAAGACGGCGGCCAGGCCGTCCCAGTCCTTGGTGTCCATGAGTCGGAAGTAGCGGGCCTTGAGCGCCTTGATCGCCTCGACGTCCGCCGCCGCCGTGCGCGGGTTGACGGGCGAGTGGCCGCCGTCCCAGTGCGCGGGACCCGTCCCGAGGACCTCGATCTCGCCCTGTGTGCCACGCATGTGCTTGGTGCGGTGGCTCATTCGCCACACGCCGTCGGTGAGCCGCCACTCGTCGCGGTAGTCGCCGAGTGTCGAGAAGCTCAGGCCCTGCAGGTCCCCGACACCGAGATGCAGATCCGACACGTACGTCCGGCTGATCGCGGTGCCGGCGTCCGGGTCCACGTCGATCAGCATGTTGCCCAGCAGATGCTGGGTCGGCCCGCAGTCGTCGAGGAACGAGCGGATCGCCGCCTCCACCTCGCCGGGCCCGTGCAGGATTCCGGTCCCGAGATCCGCGGTGGCGTCGGGCAGCATGATCGCGTGCAGCACGGGCCAGTTCCGCTCGTCCATCGCACGCGCGAACCGGGTGACGCCGCGCGCGATCTCACGTTCGGCCAGCAGGATCTCGAGATTCATCGGTCTTCCTTCCGTGGCGGTGATGCGAATACGACTGTGGCTGCGACCTTTCGGTCGCAGCCACAGCTTGTCGATCTGAAATTCTACGAGCGGTTCAGCAGCTTGCGCATCGCCTCGGCCGCACCCTTGACCATCTTGTCGCGGGGGAAACCGCTGCGCTTCTGCGCGGCCTCGTAGTTGCCGCCGGCGACCCAGATGGGTCCGTCGGTGAGGTGCTCGAGACCCTCGCGGGCCGCGTCCTCGGGCTCCTGCACGATCATGCCGGGGATGTCGAAGTTGAGGCCGGCGCGGACCATCGCGGGCGTGCGGGTGACGCCCAGGACCAGCTCGACGACGTGGACGTTGTACGGCGCCAGCTCGAGCCACAGGCTCTCGGCGAACACCCGGCTGAATGCCTTCGATGCCGCGTAGATGCTCTGGTGCTCCGAGCCCATGTAGCCGGCGAGCGAGCCGAGCAGCATGATGCCGCCGCGACCGCGCTCCTTCATCTTCGCGCCGAAGTGGTGCGAAAGCTCCAGCTGCTTGGTGATGTTGAGGTTGACGACACCACCGAAGCCGGTCAGGTCGCCGGTGACGAACTCGTGGCCGTAGCTGTTGGCGCCGGCGTTGAAGATGAGCAGGCCCACCTCGACGTCGTCGGTGACCTTGCGGATCTGGTCGAGCGCGTCGTCGGCCAGGAGGTCGAGGGACAGCGTGCGGACCTCGACGCCGTTGGCGCGGACCTTCTCCGCGGTCTCCTCGAGCGGTCCGGGCTTGCGGGCGATCAGTACGAGGTTGAGGCCGGCGCGGCTGAGCTCGTCGGCGAACGCGGCGCCGACGCCCTCGGAGCCGCCCGCGATGACGACCCACGGGCCGTACTGATTCTTGTCGATCATGAAAGATCCTTCTCGTCTGCGGTGCGACTCAGTGGTCGACGACCTGCGGGGTGGGAACTGGCTCCTCGTTGGTGATGGTGAGCCGGCCGTCGAGGGCGGCGACCTGGATCGCCGCACTCAACGCCTCGCATCGCATCACCGGTGCGCCGGGGCGACCTTCGCGGCCGACCCACTCGTGGATCTCGAGGCACGCCTCCTGAGCGGCCTCGTCCCACTGGACGGCGGTGTGCTCCCAGCTGTGCTTCTGGACCAGCACACACGCCCCGCAGCGGTCACACTCCAGCGGCTGCATTCTCACGTGCCTTCTTCTCGAGGTTCTCCTCGACGACCAGACGCCACGACGCGACCGCCTTGGTGGTGTCCATCTCGTGCTCGAAGCGGTCGGTCATCTCCGCCGTGACGTCGCTGCGATCGACGTAGAACTGGTCGTACCAGCGCCGCAGTTGGTAGACCGGGCCGTCCTCCTCGCACAGCAGCGGGTTCTCGATCCGGGTCTTGTTCTTCCAGATCGCGATGTCCTGCTCGAAGCCCTTGGCGATGAAGTCGCCGAACTTCTGCGCGGTCGCGAGCGCCTTGTCGCCGAGGACCTCGGACTTCTTCACGATCATCCCGTACATGAGGACGAACTTGTCCGGCGAGACCGGGTAGTGGCAGTTGATGAGGATCGACTCGACGTCGTAGCCCTCGTACTCGTAGGCCAGGTCGTCGATCATGAACGACGGACCGAAGTACGACGCGTCGGAACGGCTGCCGAGCATCTGCGGGACGCCGGCCGCGTGCGGACGCATGTCGGTGCGGGCCTCACCGCGCATGAACTGGCTCGCGACCTGACCCTCGAAGACGTTCTTGAAGAACGTCGGGAACGAGTAGTGCACGTAGAAGAAGTGCGCCATGTCGACGATGTTGTCGACGATCTCGCGGCAGTTGGTGTCGACTTCGGTGGTGTACCAGACCCAGTCGGTCCACTCGTCGCTCGTCGCACCCTCGATGCGGGGGATGTACATGTCCTCGGCGGCCGGCGCCTGGCCCTCGGGGTCGTGCCAGACGAACAGCATGCCGTCCTGGTCGAGGGTGTGCCATGCGCGGGTCTTGGCGACCGGGGGGACGCGGCGGGCGTAGGGGATGTCGGTGCAGCGGCCCTTGCCGTTCCAGCGCCAGTCGTGGAACGGACACGCGACCGCGTCGCCCTTGACCTCGCCCTGGCTCAGGTCGCCGCCCATGTGACGGCAGTAGGCGTCGAGGATGTTGAGCTCGCCCTTGCTGTCGGCGAATACGACCAGCTTGGTGCCGAAGGCGTGGACCGAGTGCGGCTTGCCGTCCTTGAACGACTCGGACAGGCCCAGGCAGTGCCAACCGCGTGCGAAGCGGGTCGGGGCGCTGCCGGCAACGATCTCGCGGACTTCGGGCTCTTCGGACTTGAGGGTCACTTCGTCCGTCCTTTCAGGGAAATGCAATTTCGAGTTCAGACGCGTTCGAATGTCGAGCGCTGGCCGTGGGTGAGCGTCTCCGCGCGGAGGATGCACCGGTGGCATTGACGGCCACGCTAGGTGACACCTATCACCCGGATTTCTGCAGTCCCACTGGGCGGGACCGCCGACCGGCGGAAGCGTGGGTGCCGGTTGAAATCGGGCGAAGGGGACTCCCGCGGGACGGGTTTGCGGAAACCGGTCCTACCATGCGGGTACCCTCCCAATCCCGACATGCGACCCGGTCCGGGGTCGCGAAGGAGCACCACATGGCCCACGAGGTTCTGCGGTCGGTTCGCGAGTTACTGCCCGCCATCGCCGATCGTGCACAGACTGTCGACGACTCCCGCCGCGTATCGGATCAGTCCATCCGGGACCTCAGCGCGGCCGGTGTCTTCCGGATGCTGCAGCCCGCGCGGTACGGCGGTCTCGAGGCGAGCCCCGTCGAGTTCTACGAGGTGGTTCGCGCGATCTCGGGTGCGTGCGGATCGACGGGGTGGGTCGCGTCGGTGCTGGGCGTGCACCCGTGGCACCTGGGCCTGTTCGACGTCCGCGCGCAGGACGAGGTGTGGGGCCAGGACGCCTCGGTCCTTGTGTCGTCCGCGTATGCGCCTGTCGGAGAACTGATTCCGGTGGAGGGTGGCTACGAGCTGTCGGGTAGCTGGCGCTTCTCGTCGGGCTGCGACCACGCGTCGTGGGCGCTGCTCGGCGCCCTCGTGGTGTGCGAGGACCGGCGCCCCGTCGACTTCATGACCGTCATCGTGCCGCGCACCGACTACCGGATAAACGACGTGTGGGACGTCGTGGGTCTGCGGGGCACGGCGAGCAACGAGATCACCGTCGAGAAGGCGTTCGTGCCCGAGTACCGGGTGCTGCGCAACTACGACGCGGCCCAGCTGCGGGCTCCGGGAACCAAGATCAATACTGCGCCGCTGTACAGGCTGCCGTTCGGGGCGATCTTCACCAGCGCGGTCGCGGCCCCGGTGATCGGCACGGTGGCCGGCTGCTACGAGATCTACCTGAGCGCGATGCGCGACCGCGTCCGGCTCAGCCTCGGCGGCGGGCGGTTCGCCGAGGACCA
This genomic stretch from Prescottella soli harbors:
- a CDS encoding flavin reductase family protein; translation: MPTELIAHENSAAAPTPDEMRRVMSQFATGVTVVTGLDDEGPVGFACQSFASVSLEPPLILICADHRGRAWPRIRETGRFCVNVLHEEQSDLCSRFGSSKGRKYEDLDWELSRWNTPALPGVLMRVHAEVHDVHVAGDHDVIIGRVLELDAVCEERPMVFFRGKFGIETPIPAPAGATA
- a CDS encoding alpha/beta fold hydrolase, encoding MTTELSYEGTLRELHTDQGVLRYHEAGDGPPLLLLHGSGPGVTGWRNYRGVLADFAEHFHCYVLEFPGFGVSDPCDGHPMVEAINAVPTFLDGLGLGAVDIIGNSMGGVVGARIAIAQPERVNKLVSIGGVGKNVLSSNPGEGIKLLMEFTDNPTRESLIRWLQSMVYNPAIVTEQLIEERWALATEPKTLEIARRMYSTKAFAAMAAANAQADGTPYWAQFGKIKAPTLITWGRDDRVSPVDMGLLPMRDIPNAEFHVFPNCGHWTMIEARDAWVSTVLTFLRRDEK
- a CDS encoding FAD-binding protein, which translates into the protein MTENRNFDTVVDFLIVGSGGGGMAAGITAADRGLSALIVDKGKTFGGSTAISGGGIWIPNAPVLLRSGAQRDSRDSIRRYLDIITEGKVSAERVDAYVDNGPPLMELLERSPHIEFYWVKGYSDYHPEEEGGRPLGRTIECTPFDTRKLGDDEKYQRPNSLEGPLGLWVTSKDYRDLAMVKRTWRGRKASLVAAWRVSSNMIRRRHMATGGRALVARMRMALEDAGVPLWLKTSMKELIVDDRGAVVGATVEREGTLVRIGARKGVLLATGGFEHNDEMRAKYLPQHGIENISAGARENVGDGIVAGQKLGAAVDLMDDAWWMPSVKHPMGAVIPLVSERSIPPSVIVNQDGKRFTNESAPYVNFVHDQIDGGHVPAYFVMDSKARSRYPFAQVLPGAPFPQGFYDQGIVHKANSLSELAEKIGVPPQNLLETVDRFNGYARTGKDEEFGRGDSAYDQYYGDPTMKNPAMDEIVKGPFYAVRIEAGDLGTKGGLVTDAKARVLREDGTAIDGLYATGNTAASVMANEYAGAGATIGPSMIFGYVAANHVADSDAQRVDGPGTRQSGKVPE
- a CDS encoding hydroxylase — its product is MGQVLDNIMQFADEIREGGIEGEKLMRLSDGNAKRVRDAGVIRMLQPKEFGGLESHPREFAETAMALGAVDGSTGWVSGIVGVHPWEMAFFDPKAQQEVWGEDVDTWIASPYAPMGIAVPVDGGYILNGRWSFSTGNDHCEWVMIGALVGDQKGVPTGQVLHVLVPKADYTVDHESWNVVGLRGTGSKDFTVKDAFIPEYRTIDSEIVLSGNGAKHAGRDETLYKFPFSCIFPLGISSSLIGMCEGGLALYIAAQKERVAVTGVPIKEDPYVLYAIGQAADEINAARVSILETVDRFWDKTEKGQEVTFEERAVGRRTQTNAAWRAVSALDEIFARAGGGAMKVTLPLQRFWRDAHVGLTHAIHVPGSINHASALTQLGGEPQGIHRSMI
- the bphC gene encoding biphenyl-2,3-diol 1,2-dioxygenase, producing MTEIRGLGYLRIQTQDIARWRELVVDGLGMAVGSGPDPDGLYLRLDERRARLIVLPGESDKALAVGWEVRDQFALQRVREAVEKAGIAVEELSLEEADYRDAEKVIAFDDPAGTRVEVFFGPVLDHSPVVTPHGGRWVTGPQGLGHVVLPTPKFAESYAFYTEVLGFLPRGAIRLQDGVSRVRFLGVNQRHHSLALCPAPPTDEPGLVHLMTEVDTLDAVGQALDRVAKLGFTISSTLGRHTNDKMVSFYVRAPGGWDLEFGTEGMLVDETFYTAEEITADSYWGHDWSASEPLKAFIPKA
- a CDS encoding alpha/beta hydrolase, whose translation is MWSSYPRRAARRRMQRGLLGASLAALVALPLAGEAVAAPGSIGGTASTGSANGSSGSAAASSDNGSVTAGSVIPGPLQNEHPPLPPLRDDITTAAITGEVHKTDQLVRFTVASPALRREVGVEVLLPKDNSVPRPSIYALEGVDAGEDTSGWVTMGGVPQFFADKNVNVVMLNGGVSGLYTDWDRIDPGVGLHKWETFITQELPPLLDTRLNTNGVKSLLGISMGSQGAMMLAHRNPGMYRGIAVFSGCYSATDDLGRLTVQSTVSSRGGDIANLWGDVGGPEWAAHDTVRNAEALRGMDIYVSVGSGVPGQYEDPASSDWFDRVFIGGPMEVAANACTRLLDSRLDNLKIPATFEYEPIGIHGWSYWRDRLPKAWPTLARSLDLPA
- a CDS encoding DUF72 domain-containing protein, whose product is MADVRVGISGWVYPGWRGGFYPTGLVHRDELRYASEHLTSIEINGSFYALQKPSSFAKWRDETPDGFVFAVKGGRYITHVRRLLDVEVPLANFFASGVLGLRGKLGPILWQLPPNMQFDADRLDTFLAQLPRTTTAACALAERRDDKLSDDRVLAVTDADRPIRHALEVRHQSFAAPEVVSIAREHGVALVLADTAGRYPRIDENTTDFAYARLHGDAELYASGYTEEALDRWAEKVRAWTGDGLDAFVYFDNDMKGYAPFDAMALLDRLR